The Actinomadura sp. WMMB 499 genome includes a window with the following:
- a CDS encoding acyl-CoA dehydrogenase family protein — MAWDFETDPAYQELLDWADAFVRDEVEPLDLVLGSPYDKADPRYAKLVRPLQEQVREKGLWACHLGPELGGQGYGQVKLALLNEILGRSRWAPSVFGCQAPDSGNAEIIAHFGTPTQKERYLRPLLDGEISSSYSMTEPHGGADPTLFTTRAVRDGDGWVINGEKWFSSNARHAEFLIVMAVTNPDVSAYEGMSMFIVPGDAPGLVTVRNVGVGGEREGSHGYLRYEDVRVPAENLLGDEGGAFAIAQTRLGGGRIHHAMRTIAQVRKAFDMMLERSVSRQTRFGPLAKMQMTREKIADSWIEIEQFRLLVLRTAWLIDKHRDYRKVRKDIAAVKAAMPKVYHDVVQRAMHLHGALGVSNEMPFASMMMGAQAMAIADGPTEVHKITLARQLLRDVEPVEGLWPSEHVPTRREAARERFAEALELAIGEE, encoded by the coding sequence ATGGCATGGGACTTCGAGACCGACCCCGCCTACCAGGAACTTCTCGACTGGGCCGACGCCTTCGTGCGGGACGAGGTCGAACCGCTCGACCTCGTCCTCGGCAGCCCGTACGACAAGGCCGACCCGCGCTACGCGAAGCTCGTGCGGCCCCTTCAGGAACAGGTGCGGGAGAAGGGCCTGTGGGCCTGCCACCTCGGCCCCGAGCTCGGCGGGCAGGGGTACGGACAGGTGAAGCTGGCGCTGCTCAACGAGATCCTCGGCCGCTCGCGGTGGGCGCCGTCGGTGTTCGGCTGCCAGGCCCCCGACTCCGGCAACGCCGAGATCATCGCCCACTTCGGCACGCCCACCCAGAAGGAGCGCTACCTGCGGCCCCTGCTGGACGGCGAGATCTCCTCGTCGTACTCGATGACCGAGCCGCACGGCGGCGCCGACCCGACGCTGTTCACCACGCGCGCCGTCCGCGACGGGGACGGCTGGGTCATCAACGGCGAGAAGTGGTTCAGCTCCAACGCCCGCCACGCCGAGTTCCTGATCGTCATGGCGGTCACGAACCCCGACGTCAGCGCGTACGAGGGCATGTCGATGTTCATCGTCCCCGGCGACGCGCCCGGCCTGGTCACCGTCCGCAACGTCGGCGTCGGCGGGGAGCGCGAGGGGTCGCACGGCTACCTGCGCTACGAGGACGTCCGCGTCCCGGCCGAGAACCTCCTCGGAGACGAGGGCGGCGCGTTCGCCATCGCCCAGACCCGGCTCGGCGGCGGCCGCATCCACCACGCCATGCGGACGATCGCGCAGGTCCGCAAGGCGTTCGACATGATGCTCGAGCGCTCGGTGTCCCGGCAGACCCGCTTCGGGCCGCTGGCGAAGATGCAGATGACGCGCGAGAAGATCGCCGACAGCTGGATCGAGATCGAGCAGTTCCGGCTGCTCGTGCTGCGCACCGCGTGGCTGATCGACAAGCACCGCGACTACAGGAAGGTCCGCAAGGACATCGCCGCCGTCAAGGCCGCGATGCCGAAGGTCTACCACGACGTGGTGCAGCGGGCGATGCACCTGCACGGCGCTCTCGGCGTGTCGAACGAGATGCCGTTCGCGTCCATGATGATGGGTGCGCAGGCGATGGCGATCGCGGACGGGCCCACCGAGGTCCACAAGATCACCCTGGCCCGGCAGCTGCTGCGCGACGTCGAGCCCGTCGAGGGGCTCTGGCCGTCCGAGCACGTGCCGACCCGGCGGGAGGCGGCCCGCGAACGCTTCGCCGAGGCGCTGGAGCTGGCGATCGGCGAGGAGTGA
- a CDS encoding TetR/AcrR family transcriptional regulator, with protein sequence MNDTRERLLDAAERLYAERGVDAVSLREIVQEAGARNATAVQYHFGDRAGMVRAVFARHAPEVEARRHALLDACEAAAATGPDGRDGPGGAGGGDVRALAAALVRPLTARLADPSGRAFLQIWADVINRPNPIVPVAVLDDPADSLCRWRALVEPLLEEDAARLHRRFTAVRYAAIEVARRARSGPRTDDRLFTSYLIDVVAAILGAPVSPETRRLAAERDAARG encoded by the coding sequence ATGAACGACACTCGGGAGCGGCTGCTGGACGCCGCCGAGCGGCTCTACGCCGAACGCGGCGTGGACGCCGTCAGCCTCCGCGAGATCGTGCAGGAGGCGGGCGCCCGCAACGCCACCGCCGTCCAGTACCACTTCGGCGACCGCGCGGGGATGGTCCGTGCCGTCTTCGCGCGGCACGCCCCCGAGGTGGAGGCGCGCCGGCACGCCCTGCTGGACGCGTGCGAGGCGGCCGCCGCTACCGGGCCGGACGGCCGGGACGGTCCGGGCGGCGCGGGCGGCGGGGACGTGCGGGCCCTCGCCGCCGCGCTCGTCCGCCCGCTGACGGCGCGCCTCGCCGACCCGTCCGGCCGGGCGTTCCTGCAGATCTGGGCGGACGTGATCAACCGGCCGAACCCGATCGTCCCGGTCGCCGTCCTCGACGATCCGGCCGACAGCCTGTGCCGCTGGCGAGCGCTCGTCGAGCCCCTGCTGGAGGAGGACGCCGCGCGCCTGCACCGGCGGTTCACCGCCGTCCGGTACGCCGCCATCGAGGTGGCGCGCCGCGCCCGCTCCGGCCCCCGCACCGACGACCGGCTGTTCACCAGCTACCTGATCGACGTCGTCGCCGCGATCCTCGGCGCCCCCGTCTCGCCCGAGACCCGCCGCCTCGCGGCCGAACGCGACGCGGCCCGCGGGTGA
- a CDS encoding VOC family protein: MANEKNGAISPIVGYSDVEKALEWLEQAFGFEVQAVHRDDEGNIVHTEMRHGNGVFMLGDANPGKAANYVVVTDPDAHHDRARAAGAEIFRELTDQDYGSRDYAARDLDGNEWYFGTYRP, from the coding sequence ATGGCGAACGAGAAGAACGGCGCGATCAGCCCGATCGTCGGCTACAGCGACGTCGAGAAGGCGCTGGAGTGGCTGGAGCAGGCGTTCGGGTTCGAGGTCCAGGCGGTGCACCGGGACGACGAGGGCAACATCGTCCACACCGAGATGCGGCACGGCAACGGCGTCTTCATGCTCGGCGACGCCAACCCCGGGAAGGCCGCCAACTACGTCGTCGTGACCGACCCGGACGCCCACCACGATCGTGCCCGGGCGGCCGGTGCCGAGATCTTCCGCGAGCTCACCGACCAGGACTACGGCTCCCGCGACTACGCGGCCCGCGACCTGGACGGCAACGAGTGGTACTTCGGCACCTACCGGCCCTGA